One region of Drosophila kikkawai strain 14028-0561.14 chromosome 2R, DkikHiC1v2, whole genome shotgun sequence genomic DNA includes:
- the LOC108070804 gene encoding tripartite motif-containing protein 3, whose protein sequence is MPGPVEDENEDLAESEDLCAFCLDRIQNPERLHCNHAFCKTCLEIYLEERNWVAKSCPICRRSLGEPWARQGNAVRDFRGPGKYIIGWRLFGCMTLAIMLLSLVSFYLLLIYW, encoded by the exons ATGCCTGGCCCGGTGGAGGACGAAAACGAAGACTTGGCGGAGTCGGAGGACCTGTGCGCCTTCTGCCTGGACCGCATCCAGAATCCAGAGAGGCTGCACTGCAACCATGCCTTTTGCAAGACTTGCCTGGAGATCTACCTGGAGGAACGCAACTGGGTGGCCAAGAGCTGTCCCATCTGCCGGCGTAGCCTGGGCGAGCCGTGGGCCAGGCAGGGTAACGCAGTTCGTGATTTCCGGGGTCCAGGGAAATACATAATC GGCTGGCGACTGTTTGGCTGCATGACGCTTGCAATTATGCTGTTGAGTCTGGTGTCCTTTTACCTGCTGCTGATCTACTGGTAA